Proteins from one Bos javanicus breed banteng chromosome 27, ARS-OSU_banteng_1.0, whole genome shotgun sequence genomic window:
- the GPAT4 gene encoding glycerol-3-phosphate acyltransferase 4 isoform X2 — MERGAKEKNHQLYKPYTNGIIAKDPTSLEEEIKEIRRSGSSKALDNTPEFELSDIFYFCRKGMETIMDDEVTKRFSAEELESWNLLSRTNYNFQYISLRLTVLWGLGVLIRYCLLLPLRIALAFTGISLLVVGTTMVGYLPNGRFKEFLSKHVHLMCYRICVRALTAIITYHDRKNRPRNGGICVANHTSPIDVIILASDGYYAMVGQVHGGLMGVIQRAMVKACPHVWFERSEVKDRHLVARRLTEHVQDKSKLPILIFPEGTCINNTSVMMFKKGSFEIGATVYPVAIKYDPQFGDAFWNSSKYGMVTYLLRMMTSWAIVCSVWYLPPMTRQAEEDAVQFANRVKSAIARQGGLVDLLWDGGLKREKVKDTFKEEQQKLYSKMIVGNHKDRSRS; from the exons atggagagaggagccaagGAGAAGAACCACCAGCTTTACAAGCCCTACACCAATG GAATCATTGCAAAAGACCCCACGTCACTAGAGGAGGAGATCAAAGAAATCCGCCGGAGCGGGAGCAGTAAGGCCCTGGACAACACTCCCGAGTTTGAGCTCTCGgacattttctatttctgccGGAAAGGAATGGAGACCATCATGGACGACGAGGTGACCAAGAGGTTCTCGGCAGAGGAGCTGGAGTCCTGGAACCTGCTGAGCAGGACCAATTATAACTTCCAGTACATCAGCCTGCGGCTCACCGTGCTGTGGGGCTTGGGCGTACTCATCCGCTACTGCCTCCTGCTGCCGCTCAG GATAGCTCTCGCTTTCACGGGGATCAGCCTCCTGGTGGTGGGCACAACGATGGTGGGGTACCTGCCAAACGGGAG GTTCAAGGAGTTCCTGAGCAAGCACGTTCACCTCATGTGCTACCGGATTTGCGTGCGCGCTCTGACGGCCATCATCACCTACCACGACAG GAAGAACCGGCCTAGAAACGGCGGCATCTGCGTGGCTAACCACACGTCACCCATTGACGTCATCATCCTGGCCAGCGACGGCTACTACGCCATG GTGGGGCAGGTGCACGGCGGCCTCATGGGAGTCATCCAGAGAGCCATGGTCAAGGCCTGCCCCCACGTCTGGTTCGAGCGCTCCGAAGTGAAGGATCGCCACCTGGTGGCCAGAAG GCTGACCGAGCACGTGCAGGATAAAAGCAAGTTGCCCATCCTCATCTTTCCAGAGG GAACCTGCATCAATAATACATCGGTGATGATGTTCAAAAAGGGAAGTTTCGAAATTGGAGCCACAGTTTACCCTGTTGCTATCAAG TATGACCCGCAGTTCGGGGATGCCTTCTGGAACAGCAGCAAGTACGGGATGGTGACCTACCTGCTCAGGATGATGACCAGCTGGGCCATCGTCTGCAGCGTGTGGTACCTGCCCCCGATGACCAGACAG GCGGAGGAGGATGCGGTCCAGTTTGCCAACAGGGTGAAGTCTGCCATCGCCAGGCAGGGTGGCCTGGTGGACCTGCTGTG GGACGGCGGCCTGAAgcgggagaaggtgaaggacacgTTCAAGGAGGAGCAGCAGAAGCTGTACAGCAAGATGATTGTCGGCAACCACAAGGACCGGAGCCGGTCCTGA